From a single Streptomyces sp. NBC_01264 genomic region:
- a CDS encoding potassium/proton antiporter — MLLVAVAAVRVSSRSGLPSLLIYLGIGIAIGQDGIGNVVFDNAELTQVIGYAALVVILAEGGLGTKWKEIKPALPAAIVLSLVGVAVSVSVTAAGAHYLVGLEWRQALLIGAVVSSTDAAAVFSVLRKVPLPSRITGVLEAESGFNDAPVVILVVAFATVGPVDQWYVLIGKIALELAIGVAIGLAVGFLGSYGLRHVALPASGLYPIAVMAIAITAYAAGAMAHGSGFLAVYLAAMVLGNAKLPHWPATRGFADGLGWIAQIGMFVLLGLLVTPHELVHDFWPAVIIGLVLTMVARPLEVFVSLLPFRLPWQEQALMSWAGLRGAVPIILATIPMVSGIEGSERVFNIVFVLVVVYTLVQGPTLPWLARKLKLGNSDETASDLGIESAPLEKLRGHLLSFAIPPASRMHGVEVSELRLPPGASVTLVVRDARSFVPAPSTVLRRGDELLVVATDPVRDTAEARLRAVARGGKLAGWLGTGGEGEGGSAGKARSAGKGSAKRSGKSGGKGSGMGSGKGSEKSSGKSSGKG; from the coding sequence GTGCTGCTCGTCGCCGTGGCGGCGGTGCGCGTCTCTTCGCGCAGCGGCCTCCCCAGCCTGCTCATCTACCTCGGCATAGGCATCGCGATAGGCCAGGACGGCATCGGCAACGTCGTGTTCGACAACGCCGAGCTGACCCAGGTGATCGGCTATGCCGCGCTCGTCGTGATCCTCGCCGAGGGCGGTCTGGGCACCAAGTGGAAAGAGATCAAGCCGGCCCTGCCGGCCGCGATCGTGCTGTCGCTGGTCGGCGTCGCCGTCAGCGTGAGCGTGACCGCGGCGGGCGCGCACTACCTGGTCGGACTCGAATGGCGGCAGGCCCTGCTGATCGGTGCGGTCGTCTCCTCGACCGACGCGGCGGCCGTCTTCTCGGTCCTGCGCAAGGTCCCGCTCCCCTCCCGGATCACGGGTGTGCTGGAGGCCGAGTCCGGCTTCAACGACGCCCCCGTCGTCATCCTGGTCGTGGCCTTCGCGACCGTCGGACCGGTCGACCAGTGGTACGTCCTCATAGGCAAGATCGCGCTGGAGCTGGCGATCGGCGTCGCCATCGGCCTGGCGGTGGGCTTCCTGGGCTCGTACGGGCTGCGGCACGTGGCGCTGCCCGCCTCGGGCCTCTACCCGATCGCGGTGATGGCCATCGCGATCACCGCGTACGCGGCCGGCGCGATGGCGCACGGCTCCGGCTTCCTCGCGGTGTACCTGGCGGCGATGGTGCTCGGGAACGCGAAGCTCCCCCACTGGCCCGCCACCCGCGGATTCGCGGACGGGCTCGGCTGGATCGCCCAGATCGGCATGTTCGTGCTGCTGGGCCTGCTGGTCACCCCGCACGAGCTGGTCCACGACTTCTGGCCGGCGGTGATCATCGGGCTGGTGCTGACGATGGTGGCCCGGCCGCTGGAGGTCTTCGTCTCGCTGCTGCCCTTCCGGCTGCCCTGGCAAGAGCAGGCGCTCATGTCCTGGGCGGGCCTGCGCGGGGCCGTGCCCATCATCCTGGCGACCATCCCCATGGTGTCCGGGATCGAGGGCAGCGAGCGGGTCTTCAACATCGTCTTCGTCCTGGTCGTCGTCTACACCCTGGTCCAGGGCCCGACCCTGCCCTGGCTCGCGCGCAAGCTGAAGCTGGGCAACAGCGACGAGACCGCCTCGGACCTCGGGATCGAGTCGGCGCCGCTGGAGAAGCTGCGCGGACACCTGCTGTCCTTCGCGATCCCGCCCGCCTCGCGGATGCACGGGGTCGAGGTGAGCGAGCTGCGGCTGCCGCCGGGGGCTTCCGTGACGCTGGTCGTACGGGACGCGCGCAGCTTCGTACCGGCGCCGTCGACCGTGCTGCGGCGCGGGGACGAGCTGCTGGTGGTGGCCACGGACCCGGTACGGGACACGGCCGAGGCGCGGCTGCGAGCGGTGGCCCGGGGCGGCAAGCTGGCGGGCTGGCTGGGGACCGGCGGGGAAGGCGAGGGGGGCTCGGCCGGGAAGGCCAGGAGCGCGGGCAAGGGCTCAGCGAAGCGCTCCGGGAAGAGCGGCGGGAAGGGCAGTGGGATGGGCTCCGGGAAGGGTTCCGAGAAGAGCTCCGGGAAGAGCTCTGGGAAGGGTTAG
- a CDS encoding FmdB family zinc ribbon protein, which produces MPTYQYQCTECGEGLEAVQKFTDDALTVCPSCDGRLKKVFSAVGIVFKGSGFYRNDSRGASSSSTPASKPASTPAAAPAASSSTTSSSSTSTSSSSSSTSAA; this is translated from the coding sequence GTGCCGACCTACCAGTACCAGTGCACCGAGTGCGGTGAGGGCCTTGAGGCCGTGCAGAAGTTCACCGATGACGCACTGACCGTGTGCCCGAGCTGTGACGGACGCCTGAAGAAGGTGTTCTCCGCGGTCGGCATCGTCTTCAAGGGCTCCGGTTTCTACCGGAACGACAGCCGTGGCGCTTCGTCGAGCAGCACCCCTGCCTCGAAGCCCGCGTCGACGCCCGCCGCCGCCCCGGCCGCGTCGTCCTCGACGACGTCTTCGTCCTCGACCTCGACCTCCTCGTCGTCGTCGAGCACGTCCGCCGCCTGA
- a CDS encoding 5-formyltetrahydrofolate cyclo-ligase encodes MTENQPSRAKADLRRELLAARRALSADTLRTAAGALARTALRLPELSSAHTVAAYVSIGSEPGTRELLDALRAAGARVLLPVLLPDNDLDWAAYEGPESLAEAAHLGKMRLLEPAGPRLGPDAVTGADAVLLPGLAVDRRGMRLGRGGGSYDRVLERLERAGADPALVVLLYDDEVVARVPEEPHDHPVRAVATPSGVLRFSSDAL; translated from the coding sequence GTGACAGAGAACCAGCCGTCGAGGGCCAAGGCGGACTTGCGCCGGGAACTCCTCGCGGCCCGCCGCGCCTTGTCCGCCGACACTCTGCGCACGGCGGCCGGCGCCCTCGCCCGCACCGCCTTGCGACTACCCGAACTCAGCTCCGCCCACACCGTGGCCGCCTACGTCTCCATCGGCTCCGAACCCGGCACCCGCGAGCTGCTCGACGCCCTCCGGGCGGCCGGCGCCCGCGTGCTGCTGCCCGTCCTGCTGCCCGACAACGACCTCGACTGGGCCGCGTACGAAGGCCCGGAGAGCCTGGCCGAGGCCGCGCACCTGGGGAAGATGCGGCTCCTGGAGCCCGCCGGTCCCCGTCTCGGGCCGGACGCGGTGACCGGCGCCGACGCCGTCCTGCTGCCCGGACTGGCCGTGGACCGGCGGGGGATGCGGCTCGGACGGGGCGGAGGCTCGTACGACCGGGTCCTGGAGCGGCTGGAGCGCGCCGGGGCGGATCCCGCGCTGGTCGTGCTCCTCTACGACGACGAGGTGGTCGCGCGGGTCCCGGAGGAACCGCACGACCACCCCGTACGCGCGGTGGCCACCCCGTCGGGGGTGCTCCGCTTCAGCTCTGACGCCCTATAG
- a CDS encoding penicillin acylase family protein — protein sequence MPANETAPSVKKKGRRARLIVLVLVLALFAGLGYGAYWSVDSVRASFPQTTGSLKVPGLTGTVDVKRDANGIPQLYADSDEDLFRAQGFVHAQDRFWEMDVRRHMTSGRLSEMFGAGQVETDAFLRTLGWRQVAQQEYDTKLSADTKKYLQAYADGVNAYLKDKSGKDLSVEHAALKLSGDYKPEQWTPVDSVAWLKAMAWDLRGNMQDEIDRALMTGKLSQAQINDLYPPYPFDRNRPIVEGGTVKGGKYTPAAGPGSGSPVGSPTGGQGGTNGSQVSTGTTGETGLAGNVTAQGATVGLRTSLGALADTLDTIPAILGPSGSGIGSNSWVVAGKYTTTGKPLLANDPHLSPQLPSVWYQMGLHCRAASPSCQYDVAGYTFSGMPGVVIGHNADIAWGMTNLGADVTDLYLEQVKPEGYVYDGKTLPFTTREEVIKIAGGGEKKITVRSTNNGPLISDRSDEIATVGSRAPVSSAAPDRGNGYGVSLRWTALDPGKSMDAVFKLNRAKNFQEFRTAARDFEVPSQNLIYADNKGANGNIGYQAPGRIPVRTTGDGKMPAPGWDSKYAWKGGKDGNAGYVPQDEMPWAYNPDRGFIVTANQAVTETGTGAGKYPHLLTTDWGYGARSQRINDLIEAKIKDSGKISTDDMRTMQMDNSSEISALLTPMLAKIDVSDPAVRSAQKLLEGWNYTQEPDSAAAAYFNAVWRNILKLAFGDKMPKELRVEGSCMNVPEQTTGPADDLAKMVRECGERASDSAQPDGGDRWFEVVRRLVKDEDSAWWQSPAVGRTVAATTTRDQLFARAMKDARWELTAKLGKDQSTWSWGRMHQLMLKNQTIGTEGPGYLQWLLNRGPWNLGGGEATVNATGWNASSGYGVTWVPSMRMVVNLADFDKSRWINLTGASGHAYHDHYTDQTSLWAKGELLDWSFGKGAVDKATVDTLTLQPEGS from the coding sequence ATGCCCGCCAACGAAACCGCCCCTTCCGTCAAGAAGAAGGGACGACGCGCCCGTCTGATCGTGCTCGTCCTGGTCCTGGCGCTCTTCGCTGGCCTCGGGTACGGGGCGTACTGGAGCGTGGACAGCGTGCGGGCCTCGTTCCCGCAGACCACCGGCTCCCTGAAGGTGCCCGGCCTGACCGGGACCGTCGACGTCAAGCGCGACGCCAACGGAATTCCCCAGCTGTACGCCGACTCCGACGAGGACCTCTTCCGCGCGCAGGGCTTCGTGCACGCGCAGGACCGGTTCTGGGAGATGGACGTACGCCGCCACATGACCTCCGGACGGCTCTCCGAGATGTTCGGCGCCGGCCAGGTCGAGACGGACGCCTTCCTGCGCACGCTCGGCTGGCGCCAGGTCGCGCAGCAGGAGTACGACACCAAGCTGTCGGCCGACACCAAGAAGTACCTGCAGGCCTACGCCGACGGGGTCAACGCGTACCTGAAGGACAAGTCCGGCAAGGACCTCTCCGTCGAGCACGCCGCCCTCAAGCTCAGCGGCGACTACAAGCCCGAGCAGTGGACCCCGGTCGACTCGGTGGCCTGGCTCAAGGCGATGGCCTGGGACCTGCGCGGCAACATGCAGGACGAGATCGACCGCGCGCTGATGACGGGCAAGCTCTCGCAGGCGCAGATCAACGACCTCTACCCGCCGTACCCCTTCGACCGGAACCGTCCGATCGTCGAGGGCGGCACCGTCAAGGGCGGCAAGTACACCCCCGCGGCCGGTCCCGGCTCCGGCAGCCCGGTGGGCTCCCCCACCGGCGGGCAGGGCGGCACGAACGGCTCCCAGGTCTCCACGGGCACCACCGGTGAGACCGGGCTGGCCGGCAACGTCACCGCCCAGGGCGCCACCGTGGGCCTGCGCACCTCGCTCGGCGCGCTGGCCGACACCCTCGACACGATCCCCGCGATCCTCGGCCCCTCCGGCAGCGGCATCGGCTCGAACTCCTGGGTCGTCGCCGGCAAGTACACGACCACCGGAAAGCCGCTGCTCGCGAACGACCCGCACCTCTCCCCGCAGCTGCCCTCGGTCTGGTACCAGATGGGCCTGCACTGCCGGGCGGCCTCGCCCTCGTGCCAGTACGACGTGGCCGGCTACACCTTCTCCGGCATGCCGGGCGTGGTCATAGGCCACAACGCCGACATCGCCTGGGGCATGACCAACCTCGGCGCCGACGTCACCGACCTCTACCTGGAGCAGGTCAAGCCCGAGGGCTACGTCTACGACGGCAAGACGCTCCCCTTCACCACCCGCGAAGAGGTCATCAAGATCGCCGGCGGCGGTGAGAAGAAGATCACCGTCCGGTCCACCAACAACGGACCGCTGATCTCCGACCGCAGCGACGAGATCGCCACGGTCGGCTCCCGCGCCCCCGTGAGCAGCGCCGCCCCCGACCGCGGCAACGGCTACGGGGTCTCCCTGCGCTGGACCGCGCTGGACCCGGGCAAGTCGATGGACGCGGTCTTCAAGCTCAACCGGGCCAAGAACTTCCAGGAGTTCCGCACCGCGGCCCGCGACTTCGAGGTCCCCTCGCAGAACCTGATCTACGCGGACAACAAGGGCGCCAACGGCAACATCGGCTACCAGGCCCCCGGCCGCATCCCGGTGCGCACCACCGGCGACGGCAAGATGCCCGCCCCCGGCTGGGACTCCAAGTACGCCTGGAAGGGCGGCAAGGACGGCAATGCCGGCTACGTCCCGCAGGACGAGATGCCGTGGGCGTACAACCCGGACCGCGGGTTCATCGTGACCGCGAACCAGGCCGTCACCGAGACCGGCACGGGCGCCGGCAAGTACCCGCACCTGCTGACCACCGACTGGGGCTACGGAGCCCGCAGCCAGCGGATCAACGACCTCATCGAGGCGAAGATCAAGGACAGCGGGAAGATCTCCACCGACGACATGCGCACCATGCAGATGGACAACAGCAGCGAGATCTCCGCGCTGCTGACCCCGATGCTGGCAAAGATCGACGTCTCGGACCCGGCCGTCCGCTCCGCGCAGAAGCTGCTGGAGGGCTGGAACTACACCCAGGAGCCCGACTCGGCGGCCGCCGCGTACTTCAACGCGGTCTGGCGCAACATCCTCAAGCTGGCCTTCGGCGACAAGATGCCCAAGGAGCTGCGGGTCGAGGGCAGCTGCATGAACGTCCCCGAGCAGACCACCGGCCCGGCCGACGACCTCGCCAAGATGGTCCGCGAATGCGGTGAGCGCGCCTCCGACTCGGCGCAGCCGGACGGCGGTGACCGCTGGTTCGAGGTGGTGCGCCGCCTGGTCAAGGACGAGGACTCGGCGTGGTGGCAGTCGCCGGCCGTCGGCCGCACCGTGGCCGCCACCACCACCCGCGACCAGCTCTTCGCGCGGGCCATGAAGGACGCCCGCTGGGAGCTGACCGCCAAGCTCGGCAAGGACCAGTCGACCTGGAGCTGGGGCCGCATGCACCAGCTGATGCTGAAGAACCAGACGATCGGCACCGAGGGCCCCGGCTACCTGCAGTGGCTCCTCAACCGCGGCCCCTGGAACCTGGGCGGCGGCGAGGCCACCGTCAACGCCACCGGCTGGAACGCCTCCAGCGGGTACGGGGTCACCTGGGTGCCGTCGATGCGGATGGTCGTGAACCTCGCCGACTTCGACAAGTCCCGCTGGATCAACCTGACGGGCGCCTCGGGGCACGCGTACCACGACCACTACACGGACCAGACCTCGCTGTGGGCCAAGGGCGAACTGCTGGACTGGTCCTTCGGGAAGGGCGCCGTGGACAAGGCCACGGTCGACACCCTGACCCTCCAGCCCGAGGGTTCCTGA
- a CDS encoding MFS transporter — protein MTSAVTTDKSAQSTRPGYGQLLRTPGALGFVLPGFAARLPFGMLTISILLLVQHTTGSYGSAGIVAAFTGVSMAVFAPVMGKLIDRHGQSAVLVPVALVHATAVSSLVAFALLGAPVWALALAAVPAGASVPQVGPMVRSRWAAKLEGSPLLPTAAAFESVTDEFTFVVGPVLATALCTGINPAAGLVTEAALTLIGGLLFAAQRATQPGPVARPAHGEKHAPALSFHGLRVLIVAFIGIGAVFGGMQVSLAAFTEEIGNPGANGLLYGVFAAGNMIAGIACGAIAWKIGPRRRLILGYIGLTAAASVLWAANSMIVLGALGLVVGLCIAPALITGYTMIEKLIPAASRTEAFTWLTGGVAFGQAGAVILAGRLTDAHGSSYGFLVPMVATALALTILLALRAKLAPKAPSRIVSSSKPAVQTAQTTSAAPAAGVNERGLGHRVPVTVD, from the coding sequence GTGACATCCGCGGTCACGACCGACAAGTCCGCCCAGTCCACCCGACCCGGCTACGGGCAGCTCCTGCGCACGCCCGGCGCCCTCGGCTTCGTTCTCCCGGGATTCGCCGCGCGACTCCCCTTCGGCATGCTGACGATCAGCATCCTGCTGCTCGTCCAGCACACCACCGGTTCCTACGGAAGCGCCGGCATCGTCGCCGCCTTCACCGGTGTCTCCATGGCCGTGTTCGCCCCGGTCATGGGCAAGCTCATCGACCGCCACGGCCAGAGCGCCGTCCTGGTCCCGGTGGCCCTCGTACACGCCACCGCCGTCAGCTCCCTGGTGGCGTTCGCGCTGCTGGGGGCGCCCGTCTGGGCGCTCGCACTGGCGGCCGTCCCCGCCGGTGCATCCGTCCCGCAGGTCGGACCCATGGTCCGGTCCCGCTGGGCGGCCAAGCTCGAGGGCTCCCCGCTGCTGCCGACGGCCGCCGCGTTCGAGTCCGTCACCGACGAGTTCACCTTCGTCGTCGGCCCGGTGCTCGCCACCGCGCTGTGCACCGGCATCAACCCGGCGGCCGGTCTGGTCACCGAGGCCGCGCTGACCCTGATCGGCGGCCTGCTCTTCGCCGCCCAGCGCGCCACGCAGCCGGGGCCCGTCGCCCGCCCGGCGCACGGTGAGAAGCACGCCCCGGCCCTGTCGTTCCACGGCCTGCGCGTCCTGATCGTCGCCTTCATCGGCATCGGCGCCGTCTTCGGCGGCATGCAGGTCTCGCTCGCCGCCTTCACCGAGGAGATCGGCAACCCGGGAGCCAACGGTCTGCTCTACGGCGTCTTCGCCGCGGGCAACATGATCGCCGGCATCGCCTGCGGCGCCATCGCCTGGAAGATCGGCCCGCGCCGCCGCCTGATCCTCGGCTACATCGGCCTCACCGCGGCCGCCTCGGTCCTGTGGGCCGCGAACTCGATGATCGTGCTGGGTGCGCTCGGCCTGGTCGTCGGACTGTGCATCGCCCCGGCGCTGATCACCGGATACACCATGATCGAGAAGCTGATCCCGGCTGCCTCGCGGACCGAGGCCTTCACCTGGCTCACCGGTGGCGTCGCCTTCGGGCAGGCCGGCGCCGTGATCCTGGCCGGCCGTCTGACGGACGCGCACGGGTCCTCGTACGGGTTCCTCGTGCCGATGGTGGCCACCGCGCTCGCGCTGACCATCCTGCTGGCGCTGCGTGCGAAGCTGGCCCCGAAGGCCCCGAGCCGGATCGTCAGCTCGTCCAAGCCGGCCGTCCAGACCGCTCAGACCACCTCCGCGGCACCCGCCGCGGGTGTGAACGAGCGTGGTCTGGGTCACCGCGTGCCGGTGACGGTGGACTGA